From the genome of Hymenobacter sp. PAMC 26628, one region includes:
- the kdpA gene encoding potassium-transporting ATPase subunit KdpA produces MLLNIFTAALLFGLAVLLAWPLGCYMARVYAGERTWLHFLTPLERGFYRLARLNPEQGMTWQRYTLALLGVNAVWLVWAVLVLLVQDKLPFWNPDHIPAMSFPQALHTGVSFLTSTNAQHYSGETGASYFAQMAVFTFLQFVSAGTSLAAGIAVVRALGGRESTNVGNFYQDLVRSCVLILLPLCLVFSVLFLLTGVPMTFEGAAAYTSLEGAAGTVARGPVAALLAIKELGSNGAGFFGPNCAHPFETPNFAAFALHHVAVLLTPMAFVFMLGYYLRQPRFARMVFGVMTAGLLLLLVPAVAAEMHGTPFLNALGLDPAAAGNLEGKEIRFGVFHTAFYNAFNMAIPAGTLAGAQDSFAPLAGAPFMLLMQIDAFFGGLGTGFLNFLIYLVIAAFVGSLMVGRTPELLGKKVEAREMQLATLVAVAQPVVVLACTAVAAWVYQRTPDAANSLKWLGNPGSHGFTAMLYEFVSAAAGNGSGYGSLGSNTPFWNLVPCLAMLSGRFVPIIGALVLGAGLRAKPYTPPSVGGIRLESFTFAVLLVVVIGILGALLFFPALALGPLAEFFANR; encoded by the coding sequence ATGCTTCTCAACATCTTCACCGCTGCCCTGCTCTTCGGCCTGGCCGTGCTGCTGGCCTGGCCCCTGGGCTGCTACATGGCCCGCGTGTACGCCGGCGAGCGCACCTGGCTGCACTTTCTTACCCCGCTGGAACGGGGCTTTTACCGCCTCGCCCGCCTCAACCCGGAGCAGGGCATGACCTGGCAGCGGTACACGCTGGCGCTGCTGGGCGTGAACGCCGTGTGGCTGGTCTGGGCCGTGCTGGTGCTGCTGGTGCAGGACAAGCTCCCCTTCTGGAACCCGGACCACATTCCGGCCATGAGCTTCCCGCAGGCCCTGCACACGGGCGTGAGCTTCCTCACCAGCACCAACGCCCAGCACTATTCGGGCGAAACCGGGGCCTCGTACTTCGCTCAGATGGCGGTGTTCACGTTCCTGCAGTTCGTGAGCGCGGGTACCAGCCTGGCCGCTGGCATTGCCGTGGTGCGGGCCCTGGGCGGGCGCGAATCGACCAACGTGGGCAACTTCTACCAGGATTTGGTGCGCTCCTGCGTGCTGATTCTGCTGCCGCTGTGCCTGGTGTTCTCGGTGCTGTTTCTGCTCACGGGCGTGCCGATGACGTTTGAGGGCGCGGCGGCCTACACCTCGCTCGAAGGCGCGGCCGGCACGGTGGCGCGGGGGCCGGTGGCGGCCCTGCTCGCTATCAAAGAGCTGGGCTCGAACGGGGCCGGCTTTTTCGGGCCGAACTGCGCGCACCCGTTCGAAACGCCCAACTTCGCGGCTTTCGCCCTGCACCACGTGGCTGTGCTGCTCACGCCGATGGCCTTCGTGTTTATGCTGGGCTACTACCTGCGGCAGCCGCGGTTTGCGCGCATGGTGTTCGGGGTGATGACGGCCGGACTGCTGCTGCTGTTAGTGCCGGCCGTCGCCGCCGAAATGCACGGCACGCCCTTCCTGAATGCGCTGGGCCTCGACCCGGCGGCGGCCGGCAACCTGGAGGGCAAGGAAATCCGCTTCGGCGTGTTCCATACCGCGTTCTATAATGCCTTCAACATGGCCATTCCGGCTGGTACGCTGGCGGGCGCGCAGGACAGCTTCGCACCCCTGGCCGGGGCCCCGTTCATGCTTCTGATGCAGATTGACGCCTTTTTTGGCGGCCTGGGCACGGGCTTCCTCAATTTCCTCATCTACCTCGTCATCGCCGCCTTCGTGGGCAGCCTGATGGTGGGCCGCACCCCCGAGCTGCTGGGCAAGAAGGTGGAAGCCCGCGAGATGCAGCTGGCCACGCTGGTGGCCGTGGCGCAGCCGGTAGTGGTGCTGGCCTGCACCGCGGTGGCCGCCTGGGTGTATCAGCGCACCCCCGACGCCGCCAACTCGCTGAAGTGGCTCGGTAATCCTGGCAGCCACGGCTTCACGGCCATGCTCTACGAGTTTGTTTCGGCCGCCGCGGGCAACGGCTCGGGCTACGGCTCGCTGGGCAGCAACACCCCGTTCTGGAACCTGGTGCCCTGCCTGGCCATGCTCAGCGGGCGCTTCGTGCCCATCATCGGGGCGCTGGTGCTGGGCGCGGGCCTGCGGGCCAAGCCCTACACGCCGCCAAGCGTGGGCGGCATCCGGCTCGAAAGCTTCACGTTTGCCGTGCTGCTGGTCGTGGTCATCGGCATTCTGGGGGCGCTGCTGTTTTTCCCGGCGCTGGCGCTGGGGCCCCTAGCCGAGTTTTTCGCCAATCGTTAA
- the kdpC gene encoding potassium-transporting ATPase subunit KdpC, producing the protein MIHLLRPVLLSGLLLLTFGFVFPGVLWAIGRLVPGTAAGSPVVVRGRVVGFERIGQKFTQARYFHGRPSAVDYNAAATGASNAGPSNPDFQAAVRARLDTLLRQNPVLHRGQVPTELVTASASGIDPDLSPAGAYAQVARVAAARKLPPAEVKTLVDALVEQPWLGFMGPAHVNVIRLNLAMDAQRP; encoded by the coding sequence ATGATTCATTTGCTGCGTCCCGTGCTGCTAAGCGGCTTGTTGCTGCTCACGTTTGGCTTTGTGTTTCCGGGGGTGCTGTGGGCCATCGGCCGGCTGGTGCCGGGTACGGCGGCGGGTTCGCCGGTGGTCGTGCGGGGCCGGGTGGTGGGCTTCGAGCGCATCGGCCAGAAGTTCACGCAGGCCCGCTATTTCCACGGGCGCCCCTCGGCCGTGGACTACAACGCGGCCGCCACCGGTGCTTCCAACGCCGGCCCGTCCAACCCCGATTTTCAGGCTGCAGTGCGGGCCCGGCTCGACACCTTGCTGCGTCAAAACCCGGTTCTGCACCGCGGGCAGGTGCCTACGGAGCTGGTCACGGCCTCCGCTTCCGGCATCGACCCCGACCTTTCGCCGGCGGGCGCCTACGCGCAGGTGGCCCGAGTGGCCGCCGCCCGAAAGCTCCCGCCCGCGGAGGTGAAAACACTGGTGGATGCCTTAGTGGAGCAGCCGTGGCTGGGCTTTATGGGACCCGCCCACGTGAACGTGATCCGGCTGAACCTGGCGATGGACGCGCAACGGCCCTAG
- a CDS encoding cation:proton antiporter yields MELYSTFSLLLVVAAFFAYLNHRFLRLPPTIGLMALTLLSSLGLVGLGRLGVPAVLRVVEMVRTIDFHTVLMQYMLSFLLFSGAMQLDTRSLGRQRTPVVLLATLGTLISTLMVACGLYLVLPLFRLPLDFIYCLLFGSLISPTDPVAVLGILTKAGLPKALETEIVGESLFNDGVGVVLFATVLSVAVAGPAAFDPVQALALLLREAAGGLGLGALLGYAGFRLLRNVNNYKVEVLLTLAIVTGGSALAARLHTSGPLAMVVAGLIVGSQQGRRAMSDETEDYVDKFWELIDMVLNALLFVLMGLEMLVLRISGQYVAAGLAVVALVLLARLVSVSIPLSFLRRRRAFSEFSLAMLTWGGLRGGISVALALSLPPTMPRELLVGITYVVVVFSILGQGLTIGPLATRLQRGLSKQQ; encoded by the coding sequence ATGGAGCTGTACTCCACGTTTTCGCTGCTGCTGGTGGTGGCGGCTTTTTTCGCCTACCTCAACCACCGGTTCCTGCGCCTGCCGCCCACCATCGGGCTGATGGCGCTGACCTTACTCTCGTCGCTGGGGCTGGTGGGGTTGGGGCGGCTGGGCGTGCCGGCCGTGCTACGGGTGGTGGAGATGGTGCGCACCATCGACTTTCATACCGTGCTGATGCAGTACATGCTGAGCTTTCTGCTGTTTTCGGGGGCCATGCAGCTCGACACGCGCAGCCTGGGGCGGCAGCGCACGCCGGTGGTGCTGCTGGCCACGCTGGGCACCCTCATTTCAACCCTGATGGTGGCCTGCGGGCTGTATTTGGTGCTGCCGCTGTTCCGGCTGCCGCTCGATTTTATTTACTGCCTGTTGTTTGGCAGCCTCATTTCGCCCACCGACCCGGTGGCCGTGCTCGGCATCCTCACCAAAGCCGGCCTGCCCAAAGCCCTGGAAACGGAAATCGTGGGCGAGTCGCTGTTCAACGACGGGGTGGGCGTGGTGCTGTTTGCCACGGTGCTGTCGGTAGCCGTGGCCGGGCCCGCGGCCTTCGACCCCGTTCAGGCCCTGGCCCTGCTGCTGCGCGAGGCGGCGGGTGGGCTGGGGCTGGGCGCGTTGCTCGGCTACGCGGGCTTCCGGCTACTGCGTAACGTGAACAACTACAAGGTCGAAGTGCTGCTCACGCTGGCCATCGTGACGGGGGGCTCGGCTTTGGCGGCGCGGCTGCATACGTCGGGGCCACTGGCCATGGTCGTGGCCGGCCTCATCGTGGGCAGCCAGCAGGGCCGCCGGGCCATGTCCGACGAGACGGAGGACTACGTGGACAAGTTCTGGGAGCTGATTGACATGGTGCTCAACGCCCTGCTGTTCGTGCTCATGGGCCTGGAAATGCTGGTACTGCGCATCAGCGGGCAGTACGTGGCGGCAGGGCTGGCCGTGGTGGCACTGGTGCTGCTGGCCCGGCTCGTGTCGGTGAGCATCCCGCTGAGTTTTCTGCGGCGGCGGCGGGCTTTTTCCGAGTTCAGCCTGGCCATGCTCACCTGGGGCGGCCTGCGCGGGGGCATCTCCGTGGCGCTGGCCCTGAGCCTGCCGCCCACCATGCCGCGCGAGCTGCTGGTGGGTATCACCTACGTGGTGGTCGTGTTTTCCATCCTCGGGCAGGGCCTCACCATCGGCCCGCTGGCCACGCGGCTGCAGCGCGGCCTGAGCAAGCAGCAATGA
- a CDS encoding HAMP domain-containing protein — translation MQATIKSKLTLGLGFLFLIILLLSGVGTYFLYQISRSAEATLRNNYRSVAYARELADALADLRDARLSAGANANPAAARARLAFEQSLMAEQRNITEPGEGPLADSLATGFRQLVAAAPASAVAQVAYQQLRRQSARVAALNLHAIEQQSQRTRQIANRTITTLGLLAALGILATFSFIFSFPDYVTKPVEELTAGIRRLAAGDYSQRLPVPAYQEFAGVATAFNDMAQKLENYETPDGTPRLETDGALERTTVHRRPGAAAAPAPNADGRPGV, via the coding sequence ATGCAAGCCACCATCAAATCCAAGCTCACGCTCGGTCTGGGCTTTCTGTTCCTGATAATCCTGCTGCTGAGCGGGGTTGGGACGTATTTTCTGTACCAGATTTCGCGCAGCGCTGAGGCTACGCTGCGCAACAACTATCGCTCGGTGGCCTATGCCCGGGAGCTGGCCGACGCGTTGGCCGACCTGCGTGACGCCCGCCTGAGCGCCGGTGCTAATGCAAATCCGGCCGCCGCTCGGGCACGCCTGGCATTTGAGCAGTCTCTGATGGCTGAGCAGCGCAACATTACCGAGCCCGGGGAGGGGCCGCTGGCCGATTCGCTGGCCACCGGTTTCCGGCAGCTGGTGGCAGCGGCCCCGGCTTCGGCGGTGGCGCAGGTTGCCTACCAACAGCTACGCCGCCAGTCGGCCCGCGTGGCGGCCCTGAACCTGCACGCCATCGAGCAGCAAAGCCAGCGCACCCGGCAAATTGCCAACCGCACCATCACCACGCTGGGCTTGCTAGCGGCGTTGGGCATCCTGGCTACATTTTCGTTCATCTTCTCGTTTCCCGACTACGTGACGAAGCCGGTGGAAGAGCTCACCGCCGGCATTCGCCGCTTGGCGGCCGGCGATTACAGCCAGCGCCTGCCCGTGCCCGCCTACCAGGAATTTGCTGGGGTCGCCACGGCCTTCAACGACATGGCCCAAAAGCTGGAAAACTACGAAACCCCCGATGGCACGCCCCGCCTCGAAACCGACGGCGCCCTGGAACGCACGACCGTGCACCGGCGGCCCGGCGCGGCAGCGGCTCCGGCCCCGAATGCGGATGGGCGCCCGGGCGTGTAA
- a CDS encoding sensor histidine kinase produces the protein MNLKTLITLGFVAMLALLLGLGGYAYYTVHRLDRGSRDVLKENFYSVELGQQMQRALDQMETTPNVPTGLPRFRQSLVREAGNITETGEKELVDSLIQNQSDFQRLLDAGAPAAARAPTLDLLRRQTYRMVALNTAALTRKNELANVNATQAGRYLVAFVVMSLLLGLMFVLSVPEAAVGPLRKLTQSLEHATDNNFTATIPIEHSNEYGRVARAFNQMLVQLQEYRSSTLAELITERNRAASIVSGLDEGLLLLDEHRCIILANPVACALLSRPVEQLVGQSAAAVAQENDLMQEILRPLEVQAARREQAVADAPLLRIVQQGEEAYYRLAVQELVSFNEALNKNEFVGQILTLRNVSDYKKLDQVKSNFLATVSHELKTPLSSINLNTKLLQDERLPADERQRITGHIRQETQRLQRMVGELLDVSRLDAGTGIQLEVRPTPLAEVMGFATATVQPQLDDKQLRLDLQLAPDLPTVRADVEKTTWVLINLLANAIRYSPRGECLTVRAAVAGTFVQVSVQDRGPGIAAEHHDKIFQRFAQLPDKAGYRGGSGLGLSIAREFITTQGGRLWVESELGSGSTFHFTLPVAG, from the coding sequence GTGAACCTAAAAACCCTTATTACGCTCGGCTTCGTGGCGATGCTGGCTTTGCTGCTGGGCTTGGGCGGCTACGCCTACTACACCGTGCACCGGCTGGACCGCGGCTCGCGCGACGTGCTCAAGGAGAACTTCTACTCCGTGGAGCTGGGCCAGCAGATGCAACGGGCCCTCGACCAGATGGAAACCACGCCCAACGTGCCCACGGGCCTACCGCGCTTCCGCCAAAGCCTAGTGCGCGAGGCCGGCAACATCACGGAGACGGGCGAAAAGGAGCTAGTGGACAGCTTGATTCAGAACCAGTCGGATTTCCAGCGCCTGCTCGATGCCGGGGCCCCCGCCGCCGCCCGCGCCCCCACGCTGGACCTGCTGCGCCGGCAAACCTACCGCATGGTGGCCCTGAACACCGCCGCCCTGACCCGCAAAAACGAGCTGGCCAACGTGAACGCCACCCAGGCCGGGCGCTACCTGGTGGCCTTTGTGGTGATGAGCCTGCTGCTGGGCCTGATGTTTGTGCTGAGCGTGCCCGAAGCCGCCGTGGGGCCCCTGCGCAAGCTCACCCAGAGCCTGGAGCACGCCACGGACAACAACTTCACGGCCACCATTCCCATTGAGCACAGCAACGAATACGGGCGGGTGGCCCGGGCCTTCAACCAGATGCTGGTGCAGCTGCAGGAGTACCGCAGCTCGACGCTGGCGGAACTGATAACCGAGCGCAACCGGGCGGCCAGCATCGTGAGCGGGCTCGATGAAGGCCTGCTGTTATTGGATGAGCACCGCTGCATCATCCTGGCCAACCCGGTGGCCTGTGCCCTGCTCAGTCGGCCGGTGGAGCAGCTCGTGGGCCAGTCCGCCGCCGCCGTGGCGCAGGAAAACGACCTAATGCAGGAAATCCTGCGCCCGCTGGAGGTGCAGGCGGCTCGCCGCGAGCAGGCCGTGGCCGATGCCCCGCTGCTGCGCATTGTGCAGCAAGGCGAGGAAGCATACTACCGCCTCGCGGTGCAGGAGCTGGTTTCGTTCAACGAAGCGCTGAACAAGAACGAATTCGTGGGCCAAATTCTAACCCTGCGCAACGTATCGGACTACAAGAAGCTCGACCAAGTGAAGTCGAATTTCCTAGCTACGGTGTCGCACGAGTTGAAGACGCCGCTGTCCAGCATCAACCTCAACACCAAGCTGCTGCAGGACGAGCGCCTGCCCGCCGACGAGCGGCAGCGCATCACGGGCCACATCCGCCAGGAAACGCAGCGCCTGCAGCGCATGGTAGGCGAGCTGCTCGACGTCTCGCGCCTCGATGCCGGCACGGGCATCCAGCTCGAAGTGCGCCCTACCCCCCTGGCCGAAGTAATGGGCTTCGCCACCGCCACCGTGCAGCCCCAACTCGACGACAAGCAGTTGCGCCTTGACCTGCAACTAGCCCCGGACCTGCCCACCGTGCGCGCCGACGTGGAGAAAACCACCTGGGTGCTCATCAACCTGCTGGCCAACGCCATCCGCTACTCGCCCCGCGGCGAATGCCTAACCGTGCGCGCCGCCGTGGCGGGTACCTTCGTGCAGGTGAGCGTGCAGGACCGCGGGCCGGGCATTGCGGCCGAGCACCACGACAAAATCTTCCAGCGCTTCGCCCAACTGCCCGACAAGGCTGGCTACCGCGGCGGCTCGGGCCTGGGCCTGAGCATTGCCCGCGAGTTCATCACCACGCAGGGCGGGCGGCTGTGGGTCGAAAGCGAGCTGGGCAGCGGCAGCACGTTTCACTTTACCCTGCCGGTGGCCGGGTAG
- a CDS encoding histidine kinase, translating to MTELEQDQRDSSAERFLRLVQGKRRGTLKIYLGLAAGVGKTFRMLQEAHELHQHGVHVLLGYVETHGRAGTEAELRGVPLLPRKHVFYKGRALAEMDLDAIEKQRPQVVIVDELAHSNVPGSRHEKRWQDVEELVQKGISVITAVNVQHLESLHDQVLKITGTDVTERVPDRLLKLADEVVNVDLTVGELRARLEEGKIYDAAKVPTALANFFQAENLLQLRRLAVREVAQLLGHQVETSGGGAPSVLPSRRNDDRLLACINSNDAAAKEIIRKTSRLADRFGAAAWYVLYVQTGRESADRIGLAAQRHLLNNLQLATELGAQILRVKDDDIVGAIRRVAAEKNATLLVCGVTGEKGLWEQFSRRGVTNDLLRAVAQDRTDLDIYLVTY from the coding sequence GTGACCGAGCTTGAGCAAGACCAACGCGACTCTTCCGCCGAGCGGTTCCTGCGCCTCGTGCAGGGCAAGCGGCGCGGCACGCTCAAGATTTACCTGGGCCTGGCCGCCGGCGTGGGCAAAACCTTCCGCATGCTGCAAGAGGCGCACGAGCTGCACCAGCACGGCGTGCACGTGCTGCTGGGCTACGTGGAAACCCACGGCCGCGCCGGCACCGAGGCCGAGCTGCGCGGCGTGCCGCTGCTGCCCCGCAAGCACGTGTTCTACAAGGGCCGGGCCCTGGCCGAGATGGACCTCGACGCCATCGAGAAGCAGCGCCCGCAGGTGGTGATTGTGGACGAGCTGGCCCACTCCAACGTGCCCGGCTCGCGCCACGAAAAGCGCTGGCAAGACGTGGAGGAGTTGGTGCAGAAAGGCATTTCGGTGATAACGGCCGTGAACGTGCAGCACCTGGAAAGCCTGCACGACCAGGTGCTGAAAATCACCGGCACCGACGTGACCGAGCGCGTCCCCGACCGGCTCCTCAAGCTGGCCGACGAGGTGGTGAACGTGGACCTGACCGTGGGCGAGCTGCGCGCCCGCCTGGAGGAAGGCAAGATTTACGACGCGGCCAAGGTGCCCACGGCGCTGGCCAACTTCTTCCAGGCCGAAAACCTGCTGCAGCTGCGGCGCCTGGCCGTGCGCGAAGTGGCCCAGCTGCTGGGCCACCAGGTGGAGACCAGCGGCGGCGGGGCCCCCTCCGTGCTGCCCAGCCGCCGCAACGACGACCGCCTGCTGGCCTGCATCAACTCCAACGACGCGGCGGCCAAGGAAATCATCCGCAAGACCTCGCGCCTGGCCGACCGCTTCGGGGCCGCCGCCTGGTACGTGCTGTACGTGCAAACCGGCCGCGAGAGCGCCGACCGCATCGGGCTGGCCGCGCAGCGCCACCTCCTCAACAACCTCCAACTGGCCACCGAGCTGGGGGCCCAAATCCTGCGCGTGAAGGACGACGACATCGTGGGGGCCATCCGGCGGGTAGCGGCCGAGAAAAACGCTACCCTGCTCGTCTGCGGCGTCACGGGCGAAAAAGGGTTGTGGGAGCAATTCTCCCGACGCGGGGTGACCAATGACCTCCTCCGGGCCGTGGCGCAGGACCGCACCGACCTCGACATCTACTTAGTAACCTATTGA